A portion of the Clostridium gelidum genome contains these proteins:
- a CDS encoding response regulator: protein MKTALIVDDTKNIRILLSHCLKDSGFEVHCASNGSEALELISIIDFDIAFIDIKMPIMSGTALLEQIRKDGYKFNIIIMTAFATIKNAVTTTKLGALAYLQKPFTSTTIHKILDEIFPDYNKQALPETLNDKSSKEYIDLSNNIVPKDPLVYRNFGDLLISKGEIEKGTLFIQFSEELKNLK from the coding sequence ATGAAAACTGCATTAATAGTTGATGATACAAAGAATATTAGAATTCTGTTATCTCATTGTTTAAAAGATTCAGGATTTGAAGTGCATTGTGCTAGTAATGGCAGTGAAGCACTAGAATTAATATCTATTATAGATTTTGACATTGCCTTTATTGATATTAAAATGCCAATAATGAGTGGTACTGCTCTTCTTGAACAAATTAGAAAAGATGGTTATAAATTTAATATAATAATAATGACTGCCTTTGCAACAATAAAAAATGCAGTCACAACTACTAAACTTGGTGCACTAGCTTATCTTCAAAAACCATTTACTTCTACTACAATACATAAAATACTAGATGAGATATTTCCTGATTATAATAAACAAGCTCTTCCTGAAACATTAAACGATAAATCATCTAAAGAATATATAGATTTATCAAATAACATTGTTCCCAAAGATCCTCTAGTTTATAGGAACTTTGGCGATTTGCTAATATCAAAAGGTGAAATTGAAAAAGGAACTTTATTTATACAGTTCTCTGAAGAATTAAAAAATTTGAAATAA
- a CDS encoding ATP-binding protein produces MIKSIKLKILLIIIVFISLIIGNSFVSINFFDKLQESIDSIMHANYDSVVYAQNMNDSLERQDSLELSFIFENNLEISPEYELNHTNFLAWLGKAKNNITEEGEHEAIDLIEKNYTDYTDNIKVLISIKKNQGDNEGSKYYYSTVFPLFKDVKENCNTLLDINQKSMINMKEKSKKLVITARYCTLGIAGVVLIIGISIISYLLKKIIHPIEDLAIGINKVSEGNYEYKIPLKRGKEINFILDCFNSMVEKLKEYDRLNLNKILMEKQRTEAIMESIKSPIIVTDYENKIIMLNKCAERVFDIKEKRVINRQFLEGIKEENIFNMIQKARNSIEAYKPFEDIEIGDTEDKTYYRITTNPIWFKHSENLGTVTIMQDITKFKELDDMKTDFISNVSHEFRTPLTSICMAVGLLLDKKSHISDDEIELLTIIKEDSDKLDDLVGELLDLSKMKSGKIEMEIRDIDINEVIYAVKRAFKIQLEEKNIELSIDTNGIVRKAKGDMNKISWVIANLLGNSLRYTKTDGTGIIEIKAREVNNTILVSVCDNGEGIEEKYQKLIFEKFIQIKDKNGDSTGSAGLGLAICKEIVKAHGEEIWVDSTVGKGSSFYFTLKAGEAL; encoded by the coding sequence ATGATAAAGAGCATAAAATTAAAGATTCTTCTAATCATAATAGTATTTATATCATTAATTATAGGCAATAGTTTTGTATCAATTAATTTTTTTGATAAATTACAAGAATCCATAGATTCAATAATGCATGCTAATTATGATAGCGTAGTTTATGCACAAAATATGAATGATTCATTAGAAAGACAGGACAGTTTAGAACTTTCTTTTATATTTGAGAATAATTTAGAAATTTCACCTGAGTATGAATTAAATCATACTAATTTTTTAGCATGGTTAGGGAAGGCTAAAAATAATATTACAGAAGAAGGAGAACACGAAGCTATAGATTTAATTGAAAAAAATTATACTGATTATACAGATAATATAAAAGTATTAATAAGTATTAAAAAAAATCAAGGAGATAATGAAGGAAGTAAATATTATTATAGTACTGTTTTTCCACTATTTAAAGATGTAAAAGAAAACTGCAATACTCTTTTAGATATTAATCAGAAGTCAATGATTAATATGAAGGAAAAATCAAAAAAATTAGTAATTACGGCTAGATACTGTACACTTGGTATTGCTGGAGTTGTACTTATAATAGGTATTTCTATAATAAGCTATTTACTTAAAAAAATTATACATCCAATTGAGGACTTAGCAATTGGAATTAATAAAGTATCAGAAGGAAATTATGAATATAAAATTCCATTAAAAAGAGGAAAGGAAATTAATTTTATATTAGATTGCTTTAACAGCATGGTAGAGAAATTGAAAGAATATGATAGATTAAATCTAAATAAGATATTAATGGAAAAGCAAAGAACAGAAGCAATAATGGAAAGCATTAAGTCACCAATAATAGTTACTGATTATGAAAATAAAATAATAATGTTAAATAAATGTGCTGAAAGAGTATTTGATATAAAAGAAAAAAGGGTAATTAATAGGCAATTTTTAGAAGGAATTAAAGAAGAAAATATATTTAATATGATACAAAAGGCACGTAATTCCATTGAAGCGTATAAACCATTTGAAGATATAGAAATTGGAGATACTGAAGATAAAACATATTATAGAATAACAACAAATCCTATTTGGTTTAAGCATAGTGAGAATTTAGGAACTGTTACTATTATGCAAGATATAACTAAATTTAAAGAACTAGATGACATGAAAACAGATTTTATATCCAATGTATCACATGAATTTAGAACTCCTTTAACATCAATTTGTATGGCAGTTGGATTACTTCTAGATAAAAAGTCACATATTAGTGATGATGAAATAGAATTATTAACAATAATAAAAGAAGACAGTGATAAATTAGATGATTTGGTTGGTGAGTTACTGGATTTATCCAAGATGAAATCTGGGAAGATTGAGATGGAGATAAGAGATATAGATATAAATGAGGTTATATATGCAGTTAAAAGAGCATTTAAAATTCAACTTGAAGAGAAGAATATAGAATTAAGTATTGATACTAATGGGATAGTAAGAAAAGCAAAAGGAGACATGAATAAAATATCGTGGGTAATAGCAAATTTACTTGGAAATTCTTTAAGATATACTAAAACCGATGGTACAGGAATTATAGAAATAAAAGCAAGAGAAGTAAACAATACAATACTAGTATCTGTTTGTGATAATGGAGAAGGCATTGAAGAAAAATATCAAAAGTTAATATTTGAAAAGTTTATACAAATAAAAGATAAGAATGGAGATTCAACTGGAAGCGCGGGGCTCGGGCTTGCTATATGCAAAGAAATTGTAAAAGCACATGGTGAAGAAATATGGGTAGATAGTACTGTAGGCAAAGGTAGTTCATTTTACTTTACACTTAAAGCTGGAGAAGCCTTATAA
- a CDS encoding DUF975 family protein translates to MINRSELKSHAKDELRGKWGLAVGGFFLATLILEVVGQGLNIISGKSLPLILISFLATTIITAVMSVGMCRFALNYATNGGTPAIEDLFSGFKVILKALGVYFLVLIIIVIGFILLIVPGIILSFMFSQVFYILADDNSKSIIDCLKESAAMMKGYKFNYFVLSLSFLGWLILGIIPLFIGLLWVIPYMNVTMASFYLNIKNNYYAVTENTNSEF, encoded by the coding sequence ATGATTAATAGATCTGAATTAAAAAGCCATGCCAAAGATGAATTAAGAGGAAAATGGGGACTAGCTGTAGGTGGATTTTTTCTTGCAACGCTTATACTTGAAGTAGTTGGACAAGGGCTTAACATTATATCTGGTAAATCTTTACCACTAATATTAATCTCATTTTTAGCTACAACAATTATTACTGCTGTAATGAGCGTTGGAATGTGTAGATTTGCATTGAACTATGCAACTAATGGTGGAACTCCAGCTATAGAAGATCTCTTTTCTGGATTTAAAGTTATACTAAAAGCATTAGGGGTTTATTTTCTAGTGTTAATAATTATAGTTATAGGATTCATTTTATTAATAGTACCAGGTATTATACTTTCATTTATGTTTTCACAAGTATTTTATATTTTAGCTGATGATAACAGTAAATCAATTATTGATTGTTTAAAGGAAAGTGCAGCTATGATGAAAGGATACAAATTTAATTACTTTGTACTTTCATTAAGTTTCCTAGGATGGCTTATACTAGGTATTATTCCATTATTCATTGGATTACTATGGGTAATTCCTTACATGAACGTAACAATGGCATCTTTTTACTTAAATATTAAGAATAATTACTATGCTGTTACTGAAAACACTAATTCAGAATTTTAG
- a CDS encoding desulfoferrodoxin, translated as MVAFYRCELCGNIVGLIKNGGGQLVCCGKNMTKLEANSTDAAQEKHVPVVERKDGKIYVTVGSVEHPMTEEHYIEWIAVVSDKGTERVSLSPGEKPQAVFVDKGNAVVYEYCNLHGLWKVEA; from the coding sequence ATGGTAGCATTTTATCGTTGTGAATTATGTGGAAATATTGTAGGTCTTATTAAAAATGGAGGAGGCCAATTAGTCTGTTGTGGCAAAAACATGACTAAGCTTGAAGCTAACTCTACAGATGCAGCACAAGAAAAACATGTTCCAGTTGTAGAAAGAAAAGATGGAAAGATATATGTAACAGTAGGATCTGTCGAACATCCAATGACAGAAGAACATTATATAGAATGGATTGCAGTGGTTTCAGATAAAGGAACAGAAAGAGTTTCATTGTCACCAGGAGAAAAACCACAAGCAGTTTTTGTAGATAAGGGAAATGCAGTAGTTTATGAATATTGTAATTTGCATGGATTATGGAAAGTAGAAGCATAA
- a CDS encoding S41 family peptidase, whose amino-acid sequence MNKNWEERWTEDIDYLKKSLITKHKNLFFNVDQKEFEKKVLELKLSVNNLDYDEMKVELSRLVAMVKDAHTSIYFPVERYMPLRFYCFSDGIYITAVSKGYENLLYKKVTAIEDLLIEDVTRELAKIISHENKYFLKAQCVKYLQAADVLYGLLICDDKNKIKITVENEIIEVETVKLNELNYIDNMNVPIYGEKSKENYWFKYIDKDKSLYIKYNSCRENGIPLKDKIRSTINYIEKNNISKVTIDLRNNLGGDSLLLKPLIEYLKNNKDISEKGNLNVIIGRETFSSGLLNAYELKNQCNAILIGEPTGGKPNCYGEILRFNLPNSKFNVSYSTRYYKLIEDDSVDALYPDKIIEENIDDFRN is encoded by the coding sequence ATGAATAAGAATTGGGAAGAAAGATGGACGGAAGATATAGATTATTTAAAAAAATCATTAATAACAAAGCATAAAAATTTATTTTTCAATGTAGATCAAAAAGAATTCGAAAAGAAAGTTTTAGAATTAAAGTTAAGTGTTAATAACTTAGATTATGATGAAATGAAAGTAGAACTTAGTAGACTTGTGGCTATGGTAAAAGACGCTCATACATCTATATACTTTCCAGTTGAAAGATATATGCCACTACGATTTTATTGCTTTTCTGATGGTATATATATTACTGCTGTTAGTAAAGGTTATGAAAATTTATTATATAAAAAAGTAACTGCAATTGAAGATTTATTAATAGAAGATGTAACTAGGGAGTTAGCTAAAATAATTTCTCATGAAAACAAATATTTTCTTAAAGCACAATGTGTAAAATATTTGCAAGCTGCAGATGTTTTATATGGACTATTAATATGTGATGATAAAAATAAGATAAAAATTACAGTAGAAAATGAGATAATAGAAGTAGAAACTGTAAAGTTAAATGAACTAAATTACATAGATAATATGAATGTGCCAATATATGGAGAAAAATCTAAGGAAAATTATTGGTTTAAATATATAGATAAAGATAAATCATTATATATAAAATATAATAGCTGTAGAGAAAATGGGATTCCTTTAAAAGATAAAATAAGGAGTACAATAAATTACATAGAAAAGAATAATATAAGCAAAGTAACAATAGATTTAAGAAATAATCTTGGTGGAGACTCATTATTATTAAAGCCTCTAATAGAATATTTAAAAAACAATAAGGATATTAGTGAAAAAGGAAACTTAAATGTAATTATAGGAAGAGAGACATTTTCCTCAGGACTTTTAAATGCATATGAATTAAAAAATCAATGTAATGCAATACTTATTGGTGAACCAACAGGTGGGAAACCAAATTGTTATGGAGAAATATTAAGATTTAATTTGCCAAATAGTAAATTTAATGTGAGCTATTCAACTAGATATTATAAATTAATAGAAGATGACTCTGTAGATGCATTGTATCCAGATAAGATAATTGAAGAAAATATTGATGATTTTAGAAATTAG